In Pyrus communis chromosome 8, drPyrComm1.1, whole genome shotgun sequence, one genomic interval encodes:
- the LOC137742366 gene encoding beta-glucosidase 12-like isoform X1, whose protein sequence is MAIQLRCWIVCLLLLVLLVSVALTNGTDASTDPPIHCGSLSRSSFDPGFIFGTASASYQFEGAAKEDGRGPSIWDTYTHTHPERIVGGSNGDVAVDQYHRYKEDVRIMEDMGLDAYRFSISWSRLLPSGKLSGGVNQRGITYYNNLIDELLHNGIKPVVTLFHWDVPEALEHEYGGFLSPHIINHFRDYAELCYKEFGDRVKLWTTLNEPHSVSNSGFAVGSHAPGRCSYWQKRNCLGGDSAIEPYLVTHHLLLSHAVAVKVYKDKYQAFQKGLIGITLDTYWFVPASETKEDKHAALRSLDFMFGWYMEPLTSGDYPQSMRSLVGKRLPVFTNEESMLLIGSFDFLGLNYYTARYSSNDVPDNSSIPASYVTDSHVKVTTELNGVPIGPPVHINILVFFNIQLFSIFKHNS, encoded by the exons ATGGCAATACAGTTGCGATGTTGGATCGTATGCTTGTTACTTTTAGTGTTACTAGTTAGCGTTGCCTTGACAAATGGCACAGATGCTAGTACTGATCCGCCCATTCATTGTGGCTCTCTCAGCAGAAGTAGTTTTGATCCAGGGTTCATATTTGGTACAGCTTCGGCATCCTATCAG TTCGAAGGTGCTGCAAAAGAAGATGGTAGAGGACCAAGCATATGGGATACCTATACGCACACCCATCCAG AAAGAATTGTAGGTGGCAGCAATGGAGATGTTGCTGTTGATCAATATCACCGCTATAAG gaaGATGTGAGGATTATGGAGGATATGGGGTTGGATGCTTATAGGTTCTCTATCTCGTGGTCCAGATTGCTACCAA GTGGCAAGTTAAGTGGCGGCGTGAACCAGAGGGGAATCACATATTACAATAATCTCATCGATGAACTCTTACACAATG GTATAAAACCAGTTGTGACACTCTTTCATTGGGATGTTCCTGAAGCTTTGGAACACGAATATGGTGGTTTCTTAAGCCCTCATATTAT CAATCATTTTAGAGACTATGCAGAGCTTTGTTATAAGGAATTTGGTGATCGAGTAAAGCTATGGACCACGTTGAATGAGCCACATAGTGTGTCAAACAGTGGTTTTGCAGTTGGGTCTCATGCACCGGGACGTTGCTCTTATTGGCAAAAGCGGAATTGTCTCGGCGGAGATTCAGCAATCGAACCATACTTGGTGACGCACCATCTCCTTCTTTCTCATGCAGTTGCTGTAAAAGTGTACAAAGATAAATATCAG GCATTTCAAAAAGGTCTGATCGGAATAACATTGGATACATATTGGTTTGTTCCTGCTTCGGAGACAAAGGAAGATAAACATGCTGCATTACGATCATTGGATTTTATGTTCGGATG GTATATGGAGCCATTGACAAGTGGGGATTATCCACAGAGCATGCGTTCTCTTGTTGGAAAACGATTACCAGTATTCACCAACGAAGAATCCATGTTGCTAATTGGgtcatttgattttcttggaTTAAATTATTATACTGCTAGATACTCAAGCAATGACGTACCTGATAATTCTTCCATACCTGCAAGCTACGTAACAGATTCTCACGTCAAAGTTACAA CTGAGCTCAATGGCGTCCCAATTGGTCCACCGGTACACATCAATatactagttttttttaatattcaattgtTTTCCATATTCAAGCATAACTCTTAA